In Candidatus Zixiibacteriota bacterium, the sequence CCCGGCCCGCGATATCGAGAACGTCGAATCAGAATTGATTTTCTCTGATCTTTTGACAACTGAATCACGGCTGGAGAGAATTGAACGGCAGGCTCGACTGGCCAACGATGAAAAAGCCAAACGGGAAGTCGCGGTACTGCATAAAGTCAAAACACATCTCGAGGATGAAAAGCCATTGCGTGAACTCGAGCTGTCTGCCGATGAGGCCAAAACAATCAAGGGCTTTCAATTTCTGAGCCGTAAACCAAAGCTTATTATCTTAAACATCGGCGAGGATGATATTCCTGACAGGCAGGAGATCGAAACGGAATTCAGGCAGAAATTCGAGGGCAGAGAGGTCGGTCTGACATCGATCTGCGCCAGAATTCAGGCAGAGTTGATTGATCTGGACGAAGATGACCGCGAGGAATTCATGCAGGACCTGGGATTGCCTGAATCAGCCCTTGACCAGATGATACGTAAATCCTTCGATCTTCTGGGCCTGATCACATATTTTACCGGCGGAGAAAAGGAAGTCCGGGCCTGGACTGTCCGCAGGGGTGCGAAATCTCCAGAAGCCGCCGGAGTTATCCATAAAGACTTCGAGAAAGGCTTCATCAAAGCCGAAATATACTCCTATGACAAATTGATCGAATACGGATCAGAAGCTGAAGCTAAAAAACATGGGGCACTGCGTATTGAGGGCAAGGACTATATCTTCCGGGATGGCGATACGGTTTTATTCCGTTTCAACGTTTGAGAGTTGACGTCGTCGCTCTTCTTTTTCAAGCCTTTCCAGTTTTGGCGTGAACAATTCATGGATTTCTTTTCTGCTGATAGTTCGTTCCGCTTTTCTCTTGAGCGTAAGCTTGTTCAAACCTCCGCTTCTCCATCCGAGATTCTCGCTCAACTGACGATAACGGGCAATTTTCTCATGGATTTCCGAATCTGAATCGTTCCCGAATATACCCCACATGCAGGTACGCGGAGCGCGATCAAAACAGGAGAAGCGAATCTTCCAGCTCTCTTTTTTAACTCCGTAGCAGTCCGAAACATAATGCGGTACTTTCTCCAAAAACCATCCCTCTGAATCGACGATCATCACAGCCATCTGACCGGATGGTCTGCGCATGATGACTTTATTCTGGACGATTCTGGCCTGCACTTCACTGTCGAGAATCAGGTTTCCGGTCATGAGGTGCTTTCCGGATCCCATGAAATCATCACGCATCAGGTAAATCAAATCCTGCTTGTCGAAATGGATCGAACGCTTCACGATCACCGGATTGTCCAGACGGGTGTAACCGGAATGCTCAGCGCTGATATAATCATGGTCAGGGTTGGATTCCCATTCGCTCTGCTTGACTTCAGCATCTCGCCGAACCGAGAACAGAAGCTTTGGTAAAAAGCGGTTGATCTCCTGACCATCGACTTCCAGTGTTGAATGTGAGGATGTCTTGCGGAAATAATTCCTGCCGGAAGGATCGCCGGTAAAGACATAGGTACCGGAATCGACAACGAAGTTCTCTCCCCCAGTGGAGTATTCGATCGCCAGCAGATCATTGTGCTTGAAGCCATTCAAGACTCCTGAACGCACCGGGTTGGCGAAGAAACTCATATAGCTGTCACGCGCGCGCAGTACCGCCAGGCCGGAGATAGGAAAATAAAGCGATGCCTGCCGGCGTGGACGTATTACGACATTATCGAAATATCGATTCTGAGCTTTCTCGCCCAGCCACCACAGAAGCTCATACTCGGGACGGATTTGCGGGTGGCTGAACCCCTCCAGCCCGATTAAAACCGCGGCCAGATCCCAGAGGTAGCGTGGATCCCGTTCAGCTCGATCATCGAGGCAAAACAATCGATCGGAACCGCTGTCGCCGAAATTGGGAAGAGTCTGATCAGGCTTGGCCAGATAGTAGGTAACCGCACAACTTTTCTGGAGGCGGGATTTATACTCGAGACTAAAGCTATCACCACTTCGCTCGACAAAACTATATGCAAATAAAAACAACTCCAAAAGCACCAGGTGATAATTCAATGATGATTCGTAACTGACACCATCGGAGCCGATCTGCGCATAGATTTCCTGTTCGATTTCCTCCCTGGCAAAGTTGTACCATTGAGCCCCGCAAGTTGTGGTATCAAACAATCTGCCCATAACCAAGAGACCGACCAGATCATAAAGGTAGATGTTAATCGAGATCCCGGGTCCCTGCTTTTCGAGGTTGTTCCAGATGAAAGCGCCATGCTGAAAGAGCGAATAAAAAAAGTGCGTCTTGAAACTCAATGAAAATGCCTCGTCCCCGAATATGCGATATGATGCCAGCCAGTTGACTGCCCTGATCGAAGCCTCCATCGGATTGACCCAGTTTATACCATAGGGACAGGGATTTTCCAGGATCCAGTCTTCAATCAGTTGAACGTACTTGGTCAGGTATTTTTTCAATCCGCTCAGCCGGTACGCTATCGCAAGGTCGATTAAATAATGAAAACGCGAAAGCTCCCAGGGAACTTTCGCATCGGAATAATCTCCCCAGAAAATCAGGGGCACACTCGAATAGAAATCCTTTTTCCAGATCCGGCCCGACTTGAAATCCAGATGCCAGTCGACTTTCTTACCGAGATAGTTATATCCGCCACCATGGATATTGAATCGGTGATGAAGCACTTCATCGGCTCGTTTGAGGGTAGCCTGGAATTTGTCAGGATAGTGCTTCCTGATTAAGGTGATGATCTGATCTGTCTCCTCCGCCGCCATCACGGGAGTCCGTCTGCTGATACTGCAAAACAGTTCCTCAAGTGATTTGCGGTTCGGACAATTCTCCAGCAACTGCTCATATTCCGGGCAGTGAATCCATTGGAGCTTAGACGCGATCAGGTTCATCTCTTCAGCTTACCATCATAAACCGCTCGAACTGATAGCATACTGCCGGGTGGGCATTTGATCAGATTCCGGTTGAATGTCTTCTTCCTTGTTGAAGTTTTCATCCAGAAGCCGAACGATCCTCTCGGCAGTCTGCCCATCCCACATAATCGGTCGCTTGTTGTTGGTCAAACCGTTTTGCAGGATGAACTCGAGCTGTTGAATAACTTTGTCCCGGTTTAATCCGGTGACTTTATTTGTGCCATCCGATATGGTGACCTGGTGCGGAGTACTATTTGACAATGTCAGGCAGGGCACACGTAGCCAGGCGGCCTCCTGTTGCACTCCACCAGAATCGGTCAGAATCAGACGGGCATTCTTTTCCAGCTTGATAAACTCCATGTATCCGCAGGGATCTATCGTTTTGACATTCAGGTTGTTCATAATCGAAGCGCATGCGTCGCTTGAACGCATAATCCTGCTGGTGCGCGGATGCATCGGGAACACAACCTTGATACGCTCAGCTACCTGCGTAATGATATCATTGAGTTTTTTGAGATTCTCGGGGTCGTCGACTATCTCTGGATGATGGACTGTCAGTAGCAGGTAGTCCTGGTTGACGAGTTCCAGGCATTCCAGGATATCGTTTTGTTCTATCTGGGGCATAAAATTTTTCAGGGTGTCGATCATCAGGCTCCCAACCAGGAAAATTCGATTGATATCCAGCCCTTCTTTTATCAGATGCAGGTTATCACCGTCACTGGTGGTAAAACAGATATGTGACACAGAATCTATGATTTTGCGATTCTTTTCCTCGGTAATGCTGTTGTCATAAACCCGCACACCGGCCTCGACATGAACGATCGGGATGTTCATTTTGGAGGCCGCCAGGGCACTTCCCAGAGCTGAATCGGCATCTTCAAATATAACCAGCATATCCGGATTTTCCTTGATCAAAGTATTTTCCATCTTGATCAGGGTCGCCCCCAGATGCCAGCCATGAGTGCCGGAACCGATTCCAAGTGAGTAATCCGGTCCCGGAAGACCAAATTGCTCGAAAAATATCTGGGACATATTGTGATCGTAATGCTGGCCGGTATGGACCACCGTTACTTCGAATTTCTCAGGATGCTTCTTGAGCTCGAAGTAAAGGGGCGCCATCTTGATTATATTCGAACGGGTCCCGCAGACCAGCATCAGTTTCATCATGACTTCACCTTTTCTCGTTTCGATGTTTTGGCCTTCGATGATTCGGTTTTAGGCTTGTTAACGGCAGATTTCCGGGGCGCGCTTTTGGCCTTTGCTGTCGCAGTCTTTTTGGATGTTGTCTTTTTTGTGGCTGTTTTTGCTTTTGTCTTTGACGATGATTTGGTTTTGGAGGATTTTGATTTCGCAGTTGCAGATTTCTTTTTTCGGGCAGTTTTCTTCTTATCAAGCTCGACGGATTCGTCCTTTGTCACTGTTTCATCATCATTAAACTGTCTGCCGGAATCTTCAGCTTCCGTATCGCCAGCAGGTTCGACCTCGTTAACGATATCCAGTAGCTCCTGGTTGAGACGGTCAGGACGGTCGACAGTTTCGATCAAGCCACCCATCTCATAAATCCGGGCCAGTTCCTGGTCGGGACGAGGCGCTTCTGACTCTTCATCTCGTTCTGTA encodes:
- a CDS encoding UDP-N-acetylglucosamine 2-epimerase (non-hydrolyzing) yields the protein MMKLMLVCGTRSNIIKMAPLYFELKKHPEKFEVTVVHTGQHYDHNMSQIFFEQFGLPGPDYSLGIGSGTHGWHLGATLIKMENTLIKENPDMLVIFEDADSALGSALAASKMNIPIVHVEAGVRVYDNSITEEKNRKIIDSVSHICFTTSDGDNLHLIKEGLDINRIFLVGSLMIDTLKNFMPQIEQNDILECLELVNQDYLLLTVHHPEIVDDPENLKKLNDIITQVAERIKVVFPMHPRTSRIMRSSDACASIMNNLNVKTIDPCGYMEFIKLEKNARLILTDSGGVQQEAAWLRVPCLTLSNSTPHQVTISDGTNKVTGLNRDKVIQQLEFILQNGLTNNKRPIMWDGQTAERIVRLLDENFNKEEDIQPESDQMPTRQYAISSSGL
- the ychF gene encoding redox-regulated ATPase YchF, producing the protein PARDIENVESELIFSDLLTTESRLERIERQARLANDEKAKREVAVLHKVKTHLEDEKPLRELELSADEAKTIKGFQFLSRKPKLIILNIGEDDIPDRQEIETEFRQKFEGREVGLTSICARIQAELIDLDEDDREEFMQDLGLPESALDQMIRKSFDLLGLITYFTGGEKEVRAWTVRRGAKSPEAAGVIHKDFEKGFIKAEIYSYDKLIEYGSEAEAKKHGALRIEGKDYIFRDGDTVLFRFNV